Proteins from a genomic interval of Diaphorobacter sp. HDW4A:
- a CDS encoding branched-chain amino acid ABC transporter permease, with product MSLEFLVISLLNGISYGLLLFMLSAGLTLIFSMMGVLNFAHASFYMLGAYLGYSLSGVVGFWPALVLAPVLVGLTGAAFERFVLRRVHASGHVAELLVTFGLSYLVLEIVQLVWGRSVVSYELPPVLQGPLFSLYGTHFPKSRAFITLVAVLMLLALWITFKRTRIGFVIQAALTHPQMVEALGHNVPRVFMLVFGAGCALAGLAGVIGGNTYVTEPGMAASVGSIIFVVVIVGGLGSLTGAFVASLLIGVVQTLAVGINLSFAQLLGALGWAVSADQAASSLMRLSVAQIAPILPFLLLVVMLAVRPRGLLGAREG from the coding sequence ATGAGCCTCGAGTTCCTCGTCATCTCGCTTTTGAACGGCATCAGCTACGGCCTGCTGCTGTTCATGCTGAGCGCGGGACTCACGCTGATCTTCAGCATGATGGGAGTGCTGAATTTTGCGCATGCGAGCTTCTACATGCTAGGGGCGTATCTGGGGTACTCGCTGTCGGGTGTGGTCGGTTTCTGGCCTGCGCTGGTGCTGGCCCCCGTGCTGGTCGGGCTGACGGGCGCGGCGTTCGAGCGCTTTGTGCTGCGCCGTGTGCACGCCTCGGGCCATGTGGCGGAACTGCTCGTGACCTTCGGGCTGTCGTATCTGGTGCTCGAGATCGTGCAGCTCGTCTGGGGGCGCTCCGTGGTTTCGTATGAGTTGCCGCCGGTGCTGCAGGGGCCGCTGTTCAGCCTGTACGGCACGCATTTCCCCAAGTCTCGCGCCTTCATCACGCTGGTGGCGGTCTTGATGCTGTTGGCGCTGTGGATCACCTTCAAGCGCACACGTATCGGCTTTGTGATTCAGGCGGCGCTCACGCATCCGCAGATGGTCGAGGCGCTGGGGCACAACGTGCCGCGCGTGTTCATGCTGGTGTTCGGCGCGGGCTGTGCGCTCGCGGGGCTGGCCGGAGTGATCGGTGGCAACACCTATGTGACCGAGCCGGGCATGGCCGCCTCGGTGGGCTCTATCATCTTCGTGGTGGTGATCGTGGGCGGGCTGGGTTCGCTCACCGGCGCGTTCGTCGCCTCGCTGCTGATCGGGGTGGTGCAGACGCTGGCGGTCGGCATCAATCTGTCGTTTGCGCAACTGCTGGGCGCGCTCGGTTGGGCGGTGAGTGCCGATCAGGCCGCGTCGTCGCTGATGCGCCTGAGCGTCGCACAGATCGCGCCGATTCTGCCGTTTCTGCTGCTGGTGGTGATGCTCGCGGTGCGCCCGCGTGGCCTGCTCGGAGCGCGTGAAGGATGA
- a CDS encoding YdiU family protein, with protein sequence MTSDPAAASTSQSQSKSLFKTADFAGLGKQFYTALQPTPLPDPHWVARNPAVARLAGIDPEWLETDEALQVLAGNAVLPGTQPIATVYSGHQFGVWAGQLGDGRAILLGETSNDEEIQLKGAGRTPYSRMGDGRAVLRSSIREYLCSEAMHGLGIPTTRAMALIGSPAPVYREEPETAAVVTRVSPSFIRFGHFEHFSSRKDTHSLRQLADHVIDHFYPECRSGGAFENNTYANLLQAVSERTAALLAQWQAVGFCHGVMNTDNMSILGLTIDYGPFQFLDAYVPGHVCNHSDSQGRYAFDQQPSVAYWNLLCLAQALLPLVGDVETARAAAASYPEVFGHEFKLRMAIKLGLPATALRSPEFVELLQSLLNLMAQDAVDYTIFWRRLSLVVNRQADNETLRDIVLQREVLDAWLVRYRELLAVHGDPKAQADMLTTNPRFVLRNHVGEIAIRAATQGDFSTVNTLQDILTSPFDEHPGQDSFADFPPDWASHISISCSS encoded by the coding sequence ATGACCTCTGACCCCGCCGCCGCATCGACGTCTCAATCCCAATCCAAATCCCTTTTCAAGACTGCGGATTTCGCCGGACTGGGCAAGCAGTTCTACACCGCGCTGCAGCCCACGCCACTGCCCGATCCGCACTGGGTGGCGCGCAATCCCGCCGTCGCGCGGCTCGCAGGCATCGACCCTGAATGGCTAGAGACCGACGAGGCGCTGCAGGTGCTAGCAGGCAATGCCGTGCTGCCGGGTACCCAGCCCATCGCCACGGTCTACAGCGGTCACCAGTTCGGCGTCTGGGCCGGGCAGTTGGGCGATGGCCGGGCGATTTTGCTCGGCGAGACCAGCAACGATGAGGAAATCCAGCTCAAGGGCGCGGGCCGCACACCCTACTCCCGCATGGGCGACGGCCGCGCCGTGCTGCGCTCGTCGATCCGCGAATATCTCTGCAGCGAGGCCATGCACGGGCTCGGCATCCCCACCACGCGGGCGATGGCTCTCATCGGCTCGCCCGCGCCGGTCTACCGCGAGGAGCCCGAAACCGCCGCCGTGGTGACCCGCGTGTCGCCGAGCTTCATCCGCTTCGGGCATTTCGAGCATTTCTCGTCGCGCAAGGACACGCACTCACTGCGCCAGCTGGCCGATCACGTCATCGACCATTTCTACCCCGAGTGCCGCAGCGGCGGAGCGTTCGAAAACAACACCTACGCCAATCTGCTGCAGGCGGTGAGCGAGCGCACGGCCGCCCTGCTCGCCCAGTGGCAGGCCGTGGGCTTCTGCCATGGCGTGATGAACACCGACAACATGAGCATCCTCGGGCTGACCATCGACTACGGGCCGTTCCAGTTTCTCGACGCCTACGTGCCCGGCCATGTCTGCAACCACAGCGACAGCCAAGGCCGCTATGCCTTCGACCAGCAGCCGAGCGTCGCCTACTGGAACCTGCTGTGCCTCGCCCAGGCGCTGTTGCCGCTGGTCGGGGATGTCGAGACCGCACGCGCGGCCGCCGCCAGCTATCCCGAGGTGTTCGGCCACGAGTTCAAGCTGCGCATGGCGATCAAGCTTGGCCTGCCAGCCACTGCCTTGCGCTCGCCCGAATTCGTCGAGCTGCTGCAGTCGCTTCTGAACCTGATGGCGCAGGACGCCGTGGACTACACCATCTTCTGGCGCCGCCTGTCGCTGGTGGTGAACCGGCAGGCCGACAATGAGACCCTGCGCGACATCGTCCTGCAGCGCGAGGTGCTGGACGCATGGCTGGTGCGCTATCGTGAACTTCTCGCCGTTCATGGCGATCCCAAGGCACAGGCCGACATGCTCACGACCAACCCGCGCTTCGTGCTGCGCAACCACGTGGGCGAGATCGCGATACGCGCGGCGACACAAGGGGATTTCTCCACAGTGAATACACTTCAGGACATCCTGACATCGCCTTTTGACGAACACCCCGGGCAGGACAGCTTTGCGGATTTCCCGCCGGACTGGGCCTCCCACATTTCCATCAGTTGCTCTTCATGA
- the asd gene encoding archaetidylserine decarboxylase (Phosphatidylserine decarboxylase is synthesized as a single chain precursor. Generation of the pyruvoyl active site from a Ser is coupled to cleavage of a Gly-Ser bond between the larger (beta) and smaller (alpha chains). It is an integral membrane protein.), which produces MSDRLAVLAQYLLPKQALTTLMGQLASKRAGGLTTSVIRWFVQRYKVNMSEAANQDITSYATFNDFFTRELRAGSRPLADAKAISPVDGAISQLGPIAEDQIFQAKGHSYSTTALLGGDSALAKPFTNGSFATIYLSPRDYHRIHMPCDGRLTRMIHVPGDLFSVNPATARGVPGLFARNERVVCLFDTPLGQMALVLVGATIVGSMATVWHGLVNPPRPGKVRSWDYSNKPVNLHKGDEMGRFLLGSTVVLLFEPGAVQFQNDWVAARPVRLGEAMAS; this is translated from the coding sequence GTGTCAGATCGACTTGCCGTTCTCGCCCAGTACCTGCTGCCCAAGCAAGCGCTGACGACTTTGATGGGGCAACTGGCCTCCAAGCGCGCCGGAGGTCTGACCACCTCGGTCATTCGCTGGTTTGTGCAGCGCTACAAGGTCAACATGAGCGAAGCCGCCAACCAGGACATCACAAGCTACGCCACCTTCAACGATTTCTTCACACGCGAATTGCGCGCAGGCTCCCGCCCGCTTGCTGATGCCAAGGCCATTTCGCCGGTAGACGGAGCCATCAGCCAGCTCGGGCCGATCGCCGAAGATCAGATTTTTCAGGCCAAGGGACACTCGTACTCGACCACCGCTTTGCTCGGCGGCGATTCGGCACTGGCCAAGCCGTTCACCAATGGCAGCTTTGCGACCATTTATCTAAGCCCCAGAGACTACCATCGCATCCACATGCCCTGCGATGGCAGGTTGACCCGCATGATCCATGTTCCGGGCGATCTTTTTTCGGTCAATCCAGCAACGGCTCGCGGCGTGCCCGGCCTGTTCGCTCGCAACGAGCGCGTGGTCTGCTTGTTCGACACACCGCTGGGCCAAATGGCATTGGTATTAGTGGGAGCCACCATCGTGGGAAGCATGGCGACCGTCTGGCACGGTCTTGTCAATCCACCGCGCCCCGGTAAGGTGCGCAGCTGGGACTACTCCAACAAACCCGTAAATCTGCACAAGGGCGATGAGATGGGACGCTTTTTATTAGGTTCCACCGTAGTGCTGCTGTTTGAACCCGGGGCCGTGCAATTCCAGAACGACTGGGTTGCGGCGCGCCCCGTTCGCCTTGGTGAGGCAATGGCGAGCTGA
- a CDS encoding 3-(methylthio)propionyl-CoA ligase — protein MLGLMQSQPLLISSLIQFAERHHGDAEIVSRRVEGEIHRYTYRDLARRARQIANALDAEGLAPSDRVATLAWNGYRHMELYFGVSGSERVLHTVNPRLHPEQIAWIVNHAEDQLMCFDMSFLPIIQAVHAHCPTVKKWIALCDADKLPADSGIPHLVSYEAWIGTQSDQYDWPDFDENTASSLCYTSGTTGNPKGALYSHRSTVLHAFAAALPDVMGISARDAVLPVVPMFHVNAWGTPYMAALTGAKVVFPGPALDGKSVYELIEAEGVTMAAGVPTVWQMLLNHVAANGLKFHTLKRTIIGGSACPPAMIDAFQDQYGVTVLHAWGMTEMSPLGSLSTLKNKHLNLPKDEQMKLLQKQGRAFCGVDLKIVNADGNEQPWDGKSYGDLMARGHWVLQSYYKGSNPLVQDAHGRGWFPTGDVATIDPDGFMHITDRTKDVIKSGGEWISSIDIENIAMAHPSVAMAACIGMPHPKWDERPIVAVSLKPGKELTREELLKFYEGKTAKWQIPDDVVFVDAIPLGATGKMLKTKLREDLKDYKLPGL, from the coding sequence ATGCTGGGCTTAATGCAGAGCCAACCGTTGTTGATTTCGTCCCTGATCCAGTTTGCCGAGCGGCACCATGGTGACGCGGAGATCGTCTCGCGTCGCGTGGAAGGGGAAATCCATCGTTATACCTACCGTGATCTGGCCCGCCGCGCGCGCCAGATCGCCAACGCGCTTGACGCCGAAGGACTCGCCCCCAGTGATCGCGTGGCGACGCTCGCCTGGAATGGCTACCGCCATATGGAGCTGTACTTTGGCGTGAGCGGTTCCGAGCGCGTGCTGCACACCGTCAACCCGCGCCTGCATCCCGAGCAGATCGCCTGGATCGTCAACCATGCCGAAGACCAGCTGATGTGCTTCGACATGAGCTTTCTGCCCATTATCCAGGCTGTGCACGCGCATTGCCCCACGGTGAAGAAGTGGATCGCGCTGTGCGATGCGGACAAGCTGCCTGCGGACAGCGGCATCCCCCATCTCGTGAGTTACGAGGCGTGGATCGGCACTCAGTCCGACCAATATGACTGGCCCGATTTCGACGAAAACACCGCCTCCAGTCTTTGCTACACCAGTGGCACCACGGGCAACCCCAAGGGCGCGCTCTACAGCCATCGCTCAACGGTGCTGCATGCGTTTGCTGCGGCGCTGCCGGATGTGATGGGAATTTCTGCGCGCGATGCGGTGCTGCCCGTCGTGCCGATGTTCCATGTGAATGCTTGGGGCACGCCTTATATGGCGGCGCTCACGGGCGCGAAGGTGGTGTTTCCCGGCCCGGCGCTGGATGGCAAATCGGTCTACGAACTCATCGAGGCCGAGGGGGTCACCATGGCTGCGGGCGTACCCACGGTCTGGCAGATGCTGCTCAACCATGTAGCGGCCAACGGCCTGAAGTTCCACACGCTCAAGCGCACCATCATCGGCGGCTCGGCCTGTCCGCCCGCGATGATCGATGCTTTCCAGGACCAATACGGCGTGACCGTGCTGCACGCCTGGGGCATGACCGAGATGAGCCCGCTCGGCTCGCTCAGCACCCTGAAGAACAAGCACCTGAATCTGCCCAAGGACGAGCAGATGAAGCTGCTGCAAAAGCAGGGCCGCGCGTTCTGCGGCGTCGACCTCAAGATCGTCAATGCCGACGGCAACGAGCAGCCCTGGGACGGCAAGAGCTACGGCGACCTGATGGCGCGTGGCCATTGGGTGCTGCAGAGCTACTACAAGGGCAGCAATCCGCTGGTGCAAGACGCGCATGGCCGGGGCTGGTTCCCGACCGGCGACGTAGCCACCATCGACCCCGACGGCTTCATGCACATTACCGACCGCACCAAGGACGTGATCAAGTCCGGCGGCGAGTGGATCAGCTCCATCGACATCGAGAACATAGCCATGGCCCACCCCTCGGTCGCGATGGCCGCCTGCATCGGCATGCCGCACCCCAAGTGGGACGAGCGCCCGATCGTCGCCGTGTCGCTCAAGCCCGGCAAGGAGCTGACGCGCGAAGAGCTGCTCAAGTTCTACGAAGGCAAGACCGCCAAGTGGCAGATTCCTGATGATGTGGTGTTTGTCGATGCGATTCCGCTGGGTGCCACCGGCAAGATGCTCAAGACCAAGCTCCGTGAAGACCTCAAGGACTACAAGCTGCCGGGACTCTGA
- a CDS encoding HPP family protein has protein sequence MTSVPPTQPTSASARTPETGPLSEGSRLSAADWLRRFWPAPLSIDRKERVRMLGGITLCVGSIAAIAQLWGLLHPPGLWMVASLAASSVLVIALPSSPLAQPWSVFGGSVMSAAVGVLIAQLVPQLVLAAVVAVGAAVALMLMLRCLHPPGASLALLAVLEPATHTGRYLGFVLFDVVLLLIVGIVYNRMTGRAYPPPKLAESVSKAASQGKPSPFIEADLDAALKSHNGVIDISRSDLESLLQHAAKAAFQRTLGDLRCDAIMSSPVHAIKEDASLSEGWELMQEQSVKALPVIDENQTVIGIVTTTDLLHQQFAQEQGEGLGWKLRALIPWRGAKKAQTIGSLMSSPVQVARIDQHVMDLVPMFSAKGRRHVPIVNDENRLVGIISQTDVIKTLANALAA, from the coding sequence ATGACGAGCGTTCCCCCAACTCAGCCCACATCGGCATCAGCCCGTACTCCAGAAACGGGCCCACTCAGCGAGGGTAGCCGTCTCTCGGCGGCCGACTGGCTGCGTCGTTTCTGGCCAGCACCCCTGTCCATCGATCGCAAGGAGCGTGTGCGCATGCTCGGAGGCATCACCCTGTGTGTTGGCTCGATTGCGGCCATCGCCCAGTTATGGGGGCTGCTGCATCCACCCGGCCTCTGGATGGTGGCATCGCTGGCGGCCAGTTCCGTTCTGGTGATCGCATTGCCATCGAGTCCACTGGCCCAGCCGTGGTCGGTGTTTGGTGGCAGCGTGATGTCGGCCGCTGTTGGCGTGTTGATTGCACAACTGGTGCCACAATTGGTGCTTGCGGCTGTGGTGGCCGTGGGGGCTGCGGTGGCGTTGATGTTGATGTTGCGCTGTCTTCACCCGCCAGGTGCGTCACTCGCATTGCTTGCGGTGCTGGAGCCAGCCACGCATACCGGTCGATATCTGGGTTTCGTGCTGTTCGATGTAGTGCTGCTGTTGATCGTCGGCATTGTGTACAACCGTATGACAGGCCGTGCCTATCCGCCCCCCAAATTGGCGGAGTCCGTGTCAAAGGCCGCATCGCAGGGAAAGCCCAGTCCGTTCATTGAGGCTGATCTCGATGCGGCCCTCAAGAGTCACAACGGCGTGATCGACATCAGTCGCAGCGATTTGGAAAGCCTTTTGCAGCATGCGGCCAAGGCCGCTTTTCAGCGCACTCTGGGCGACCTGCGCTGCGATGCAATCATGTCATCGCCCGTGCACGCCATCAAGGAAGACGCGTCGCTCAGCGAGGGGTGGGAGCTGATGCAGGAGCAGTCGGTGAAGGCGTTGCCGGTGATTGACGAAAACCAGACTGTCATTGGCATCGTCACCACCACCGATCTGCTTCATCAACAATTCGCTCAGGAGCAGGGCGAAGGATTGGGGTGGAAGTTGCGGGCACTTATTCCGTGGCGCGGTGCAAAGAAGGCGCAGACTATCGGCTCGTTGATGTCCTCGCCGGTGCAGGTTGCACGCATCGATCAGCACGTCATGGATTTGGTGCCTATGTTTTCTGCCAAGGGCCGACGGCATGTTCCCATCGTGAATGATGAAAACCGGCTGGTGGGAATCATCAGCCAGACCGATGTGATCAAGACACTGGCAAACGCGCTCGCTGCTTGA
- a CDS encoding BolA family transcriptional regulator, with protein MDVTAGNMQELLQRTLNPTQLEVIDESGQHAGHVGANGTGFGTHFRIRIASPMFEGKSRVAKHRLVYDSLQVFIDNGAHAIAIEIL; from the coding sequence ATGGATGTGACAGCAGGCAACATGCAGGAACTTCTGCAACGCACCCTGAATCCCACGCAGCTTGAAGTGATCGACGAAAGCGGCCAGCATGCGGGTCATGTGGGTGCCAACGGCACCGGTTTCGGAACGCACTTCCGGATACGCATCGCGTCACCGATGTTTGAAGGCAAGTCTCGGGTAGCCAAGCATAGGCTTGTGTATGATTCGCTGCAGGTTTTCATCGACAACGGTGCTCACGCCATTGCGATAGAAATTCTTTGA
- the msrB gene encoding peptide-methionine (R)-S-oxide reductase MsrB, translating to MTYSIEKTDADWQQTLRDKGAEPRAFEVTRHAATERPFTGKYEAFWDDGSYHCICCGNKLFDSFTKFDAGCGWPSFSEAVPGSIKEIVDHTHGMVRTETVCARCGAHLGHVFPDGPAPTGLRYCMNSASLDFDPQK from the coding sequence ATGACATACAGCATTGAAAAAACTGACGCCGATTGGCAGCAGACCCTGCGTGACAAGGGCGCAGAACCGCGCGCCTTCGAGGTCACGCGCCACGCCGCCACCGAGCGTCCGTTCACCGGTAAGTACGAAGCCTTCTGGGACGACGGCAGCTACCACTGTATCTGCTGCGGCAACAAGCTGTTCGACTCGTTCACCAAGTTCGACGCGGGCTGCGGCTGGCCCAGTTTCTCGGAAGCCGTTCCCGGATCCATCAAGGAAATCGTTGACCACACCCACGGCATGGTCCGCACCGAAACCGTGTGCGCCCGGTGCGGTGCTCATCTGGGCCATGTGTTCCCCGACGGCCCCGCCCCCACAGGCCTGCGCTACTGCATGAACTCGGCCTCGCTGGATTTCGATCCACAGAAATGA
- a CDS encoding peptidylprolyl isomerase, producing the protein MKKKLMSGLVAAALLGTVVLPVSAQNLAIVNGKPVPSARADALKQQVERSGRPITPEVEGQIKEEVIAREIFMQEAKKRGLEGSAEYKNQLELARQTILIRELFADYQKKNPVTDAEIQAEYDKFVASNSGKEYKASHILVESEDQAKSIIAQIGKGAKFEEIAKKESKDPGSGARGGDLDWANPSNYVAEFTEALVKLKKGDMTAVPVKSQFGYHIIRLDDVRDAQLPKLDEVKPQISQQLQQQKLAKFQEELRSKAKVQ; encoded by the coding sequence ATGAAGAAAAAGCTCATGTCCGGCCTCGTGGCCGCTGCGTTGCTCGGCACCGTAGTTCTGCCAGTGTCCGCACAGAACCTCGCCATCGTCAACGGCAAGCCAGTTCCTTCGGCCCGCGCCGATGCCCTGAAGCAGCAAGTGGAACGTTCGGGTCGCCCGATCACCCCTGAAGTTGAAGGCCAGATCAAGGAAGAAGTGATCGCTCGCGAAATCTTCATGCAGGAAGCCAAGAAGCGCGGACTGGAAGGCTCCGCCGAGTACAAGAACCAGCTGGAACTGGCTCGCCAGACCATTCTGATCCGCGAACTGTTCGCCGACTACCAAAAGAAGAACCCCGTCACTGACGCCGAGATTCAGGCCGAATACGACAAGTTCGTGGCCTCCAACTCCGGCAAGGAATACAAGGCCAGCCACATCTTGGTCGAATCCGAAGATCAGGCCAAGAGCATCATTGCCCAGATCGGCAAGGGTGCCAAATTCGAAGAAATCGCCAAGAAGGAATCCAAGGATCCCGGATCCGGCGCTCGCGGTGGTGACCTCGATTGGGCCAACCCCAGCAACTATGTGGCCGAGTTCACAGAAGCTCTGGTGAAGCTCAAGAAGGGTGACATGACCGCCGTACCGGTCAAGAGCCAGTTCGGCTATCACATCATCCGCTTGGACGACGTACGCGACGCACAGTTGCCCAAGCTGGACGAAGTCAAGCCACAGATCTCCCAGCAATTGCAGCAGCAGAAGCTGGCAAAGTTCCAGGAAGAACTGCGCTCCAAGGCCAAGGTTCAGTAA
- the infA gene encoding translation initiation factor IF-1, translated as MAKEELIEMQGSVTEVLPDSRFRVTLENGHQLIAYTGGKMRKHHIRILAGDKVSLEMSPYDLTKGRITFRHLAGRGPGPGPSTGNRR; from the coding sequence ATGGCTAAAGAAGAACTCATTGAGATGCAGGGAAGCGTCACGGAAGTTTTGCCCGACTCCCGTTTTCGCGTGACCCTGGAAAACGGGCACCAACTGATCGCCTATACCGGCGGCAAGATGCGCAAGCACCACATCCGCATTCTGGCGGGCGACAAAGTGTCGCTTGAAATGTCCCCCTACGATCTGACCAAGGGTCGCATCACCTTCCGCCATCTGGCAGGGCGCGGGCCGGGGCCGGGGCCATCGACTGGCAACAGGCGCTGA
- a CDS encoding septation protein A, translating to MKLLLDFFPIILFFVAYKVWGIYVATGVAIAATVLQLAYMRIKTGKTEPMQWVSLAIIVVFGGATLLAHNENFIKWKPTVLYWVMGAVLLIGQLVFNKNFIRTLMGTQIQLPDAVWKNLNWGWTGFFAVMGAINLWVAFNFDTDTWVNFKLFGGMGLMIVFVIAQAIYLSRHVKEDTVQPAPAKDAKP from the coding sequence ATGAAACTGCTGCTCGACTTCTTCCCCATCATCCTGTTCTTTGTCGCGTACAAGGTCTGGGGGATCTACGTGGCCACCGGTGTCGCGATTGCAGCCACCGTGCTGCAACTGGCCTACATGCGCATCAAGACCGGCAAGACCGAACCCATGCAATGGGTCAGCCTCGCCATCATCGTGGTGTTCGGCGGCGCAACGCTGCTCGCACACAACGAGAACTTCATCAAGTGGAAGCCCACCGTGCTCTACTGGGTGATGGGCGCGGTGCTGCTGATCGGCCAACTGGTGTTCAACAAGAACTTCATCCGCACGCTGATGGGCACGCAGATCCAGCTACCCGATGCCGTCTGGAAGAACCTCAACTGGGGCTGGACTGGCTTCTTCGCGGTGATGGGCGCCATCAACCTCTGGGTGGCCTTCAACTTCGACACCGATACCTGGGTCAACTTCAAGCTCTTCGGCGGCATGGGTCTGATGATCGTCTTCGTGATCGCACAGGCCATCTATTTGAGCCGCCATGTGAAGGAAGACACCGTCCAGCCCGCACCAGCCAAGGATGCCAAGCCATGA
- a CDS encoding Rrf2 family transcriptional regulator, whose product MRLTTRGKMAVTAITDLASRSHGHPVALPSISARQGISLSYLEDIFSALRRAGLVRSIRGPGGGYTLARPADEVSVADIVKASDRAMNEEADDAGNNVREDSPSGKMTAELWTSFHSRVLDYLQSVTVADLVAQQSSQSVDIPRNSSARLSSAVKRLKGRSAAKTQFPAQNVPNSVFALAAAGLRS is encoded by the coding sequence ATGCGCCTCACCACTCGCGGAAAAATGGCGGTCACCGCCATCACCGATCTTGCTTCTCGCTCTCACGGACACCCGGTGGCGCTTCCCAGCATCAGCGCGCGACAAGGCATTTCGCTGTCCTATCTTGAAGACATCTTCAGCGCATTGCGCCGTGCCGGCCTCGTGCGCAGCATTCGTGGCCCGGGCGGCGGTTATACGCTGGCACGCCCGGCTGACGAAGTCTCCGTCGCCGACATCGTGAAGGCTTCTGACCGCGCAATGAACGAAGAAGCCGACGACGCGGGAAACAACGTACGCGAAGACTCGCCCTCAGGCAAGATGACCGCAGAGCTCTGGACCAGCTTCCACTCTCGTGTACTGGACTATCTGCAATCCGTCACCGTAGCCGATCTGGTTGCCCAACAAAGCAGCCAATCGGTTGACATACCCAGAAATTCGTCGGCCCGACTGAGTTCAGCCGTCAAGCGCTTGAAGGGTCGATCCGCAGCCAAGACGCAGTTTCCGGCTCAGAACGTGCCCAACTCCGTATTTGCTCTGGCCGCTGCGGGGCTTCGCTCTTGA
- a CDS encoding DUF1624 domain-containing protein produces MIDSTTVRARFPRYDVVDALRGAAMVWMTVFHFCFDLSHLGLWRQNFLVDPFWTNQRVLIVSLFLFCAGLGQSIAWAQGQAWGRFCKRWLQIVAAALLVSAGSYVMFPQSYIYFGVLHGIAAMLLIVRLTSSWGHWLWLTGLLAVLSPWVAQMWLGGAGEDWAALMNGRSLNWLGWITQKPFTEDYVPIFPWLGVMWWGMAAGQWLQRVHSTWLKAKLPAGTQWLALMGRWSLSYYLLHQPILMGILSAFVWLTKR; encoded by the coding sequence ATGATTGATTCAACGACAGTTCGCGCGCGCTTCCCCAGGTACGACGTTGTGGATGCGCTTCGGGGCGCGGCCATGGTGTGGATGACGGTCTTTCATTTCTGTTTTGACCTCTCCCATCTTGGCCTGTGGCGCCAGAATTTTCTGGTCGACCCGTTCTGGACGAATCAGCGCGTGCTGATCGTGAGCCTGTTTCTATTTTGTGCAGGTCTCGGGCAGTCGATTGCATGGGCTCAGGGGCAGGCTTGGGGGCGCTTTTGCAAACGCTGGCTCCAGATCGTGGCGGCGGCTTTGTTGGTGAGTGCTGGCTCATACGTGATGTTTCCGCAGAGCTACATTTATTTTGGGGTGCTCCATGGGATCGCCGCGATGCTGTTGATTGTGCGGCTGACCTCGTCCTGGGGCCACTGGCTGTGGCTCACCGGGCTGCTGGCGGTGCTCTCGCCTTGGGTGGCTCAGATGTGGCTGGGCGGGGCAGGCGAGGACTGGGCCGCGCTGATGAATGGCCGTTCGCTGAACTGGCTGGGCTGGATTACCCAGAAGCCTTTTACTGAGGACTATGTGCCGATTTTCCCCTGGCTTGGGGTGATGTGGTGGGGTATGGCGGCGGGCCAGTGGCTGCAGCGCGTGCATAGCACTTGGCTGAAGGCGAAACTGCCTGCGGGGACACAATGGCTCGCGTTAATGGGACGCTGGAGCCTGAGCTATTACCTGTTGCATCAACCCATCCTTATGGGGATTCTTTCGGCGTTCGTCTGGTTGACGAAGCGTTGA